The sequence GTGATCGAAGCATTGAATCAATCGGTCTCGATTCCATCACTCATCTGGTTATTTTTGGCGTTTTTTATGATTCATGATTTTGAGGAAATTATCTTTGTCGAAGGATGGGCAAAAAAACGCTACGAATCGGTCTATCAAACGATCCCTTCTTTTTATAAACCAATATTTCGTATATTTAACGGAATAACTAGTTCGCAATTTGCTTTTGCCGTATTTATTGAGTTTATTATATTTATCCCTGTTACCTATTTAGCGGCAGAGCAGCAAATGTTTACCTGGTTCCTCGGTTATAACGTCATCTTTTTTTTGCATGTGTTTACGCATGCAGGTCAAGCACTGCTACTGAAAATGTATACACCAGGCGTCATTACCGCCATTATCGTAACACTTCCGTATTCTCTTTATTTGTTTTACCGGTTAGCGATGGAATATAATATTCAGATTAATGATCTTATTGCCAGTATCCCATACGGATTGACGATTATTCCAATCGTGGCTTTCGGTCATCTACTAGCTAAAACTGTGGTTCGGTAAAAAATGTTGAGGTAACCCATGGATGTTTTCAGTTTACTTCAATATCAAACAACTACTATTTTGGTGCGAACCCCAAGCGCACATAAAATCCCTAGATCACCCGCACCAAAAAAGCACTTAAATATGGGTTAATGTGTGGAAAAGTGTTAAAATGTTGTTCATATCCCATGGTATGATATAGGAAAAGAGCGGCTTTTCTCTATGATTCATCAATTAGTTTCCAATAAATAGGGGAATTTCGCTGTCGCACTCCTTGTGAGTGCGTGGATTGAAATGTTAATGTCCGCGCTCTTACCGCACTTATTACATGTCGCACTCCTTGTGAGTGCGTGGATTGAAATACTCATTTCGGCAGTCTTAGCGCCTGTCGTCTCCGGTCGCACTCCTTGTGAGTGCGTGGATTGAAATACTATACTCGCTCCTTTATCACGCCAATGGCGCTTGTCGCACTCCTTGTGAGTGCGTGGATTGAAATCGACAAAAAAGCGCCCGCCTGCGCCACTAGCGCTGTCGCACTCCTTGTGAGTGCGTGGATTGAAATATGTAGACACATTAATTCGCGCGCTATACATCGGGTCGCACTCCTTGTGAGTGCGTGGATTGAAATATTCAGAATTATGTCAGTATATCCAACAACTACGTCGCACTCCTTGTGAGTGCGTGGATTGAAATCGGGAAAGGGTGTTCATTATCGGACATCTTAGAGGTCGCACTCCTT is a genomic window of Shouchella clausii containing:
- a CDS encoding HXXEE domain-containing protein, with protein sequence MIEALNQSVSIPSLIWLFLAFFMIHDFEEIIFVEGWAKKRYESVYQTIPSFYKPIFRIFNGITSSQFAFAVFIEFIIFIPVTYLAAEQQMFTWFLGYNVIFFLHVFTHAGQALLLKMYTPGVITAIIVTLPYSLYLFYRLAMEYNIQINDLIASIPYGLTIIPIVAFGHLLAKTVVR